The sequence TGTTTTCAAATACTCCGACTTGCAGTTTAAGTCTTGTTGCATGATCAAACTACGCAGGTTCTTGGCAGAAAGAGGGGCATTGGTTCTTCTTGATGACAAGGATGAAACAGTTGGAATGGAGGATATCTATGGAAAGATTGCAACAGGAAGTTATGGGTGCTCCTGGGATGCCTTCCAAGCTTACAGGCACTTGAAGTTGCTTGGCTACATTGTTGGACGGTATGACATTCCCTGGACAATGAAGCAAATCCGTTCTGGTGATGTCACCAATTCCCCCGTGAGTATGGATGGCACAAGCCAGAGCTTTGGTAAAGCCAATGGTGCCTGCAATGACATTACCAAATTGCTCGAAGGAATGCACATAGATGGGATGTATCCATCCTTTAAAGTGCATCTACCAAATAGCAAATTTAAGAAGTCGTCCCCAGGAGTCCCTAGTTCTCTTGTATGTCTGTTAAGGTTTCTCTTCCTGCCACACTTGCAGATCATGGATCCACGCTTTGAAACTTGTGCGGCATTTTCATTTACAGCAATCCATTCCCTGGTTATCTCTTCACACACGCGCTTAATTTTTTGGTCATGTGTTTGATATGATTAGTTATCTCGTTTGAAATGTATGATTTCCCCTTTCAGTTTTATATTCTGAAACTTTGGTATATTTAGGCACGCAGGATGTGCCTGTGATGTGCTATTGGCTCTCTTTGCACATGGATATATTTTCTATGTTGTTAACTGTCTTTCTGTGAACATAGATTTAATTTATCTGTTCTATTGTACCTGAGTGGTTATCATGTCTGAGCTATATAAATGCAAGTAATTTAAGTCTGTTAAGCCTAATAACAAAGGTGATGGATTTTTTTTGTTACTAAGCATAGTTATAGTCAGCTGAACGCCTGAACTCTGTCTTGCAATCAAACATTGATTCCTATATTATATGCTTATTATGTGTCCATCAGTTGTGACTTGTCACAAGTTCTTTTCTTGGCCGACTATAAACCCGATTCTAAGCAACAGTAGGTAGCAATGAGATGCATAAAGCCATAAATAGCAGAACAGAAGAACTTAAATAGAAGCTCTAGAAGTACTATGTAAGAAGATACAAAAATGATCACAATATATGAATTTGGGCTCAACAATTTTCAGTTGATTTCATACAACCTGCCGATCGATATTTCTGGCCATAACCTTTTTTTTTGTTGGATTTGGCGCAGAGACAAGCCACCTTCAAGGGATGAACTGGAAACGGTGGAGAACAAGTTTGACGGCATTCCTCTTAAATTCTGTCAAGTTGTTAATGGGCGTGTCAGCTTCCTCTCCTTCAATAAAGTTACACTTCCTAGTTTGTCCTGATAGATAGCTGCAGGAATGGTTTTTAGCTTTCGCATGTCCTGGTCCTGTAAAGCCATGAGCCCACGGACTGCATCAGGATGTCTGCTTCTGTGCCGCTTCTCAGGGCCGAGAAAGTTGCCAGGTTGATCTTCAGGTTCTTCAGTTGTGTGTGGAATCGTGTCCACTCTTTGCTGATTGGTTACTACTGAATACTGGTGATGTTGTTTCGGGTGGTGCAACAGGAAAATTTGGGTTTCCCGACTGCGATGAATGCCAGTCATTTCCCTCTCTGCCTTGAGGCCTGGGTGTGTCAGGAAGCGAAACCATGAGTATTATTTTTCCTTTGGTGACGAGTGCATCATTTTCATGAGGTTCCCTAACACAGCAGATGGCCTTTAACTTCTAGCTGGAACTTGCTACCTCTAAATTATGAAAGGAAGGTATATCAGATTTGCAGTccagaaaacatgttgtgttcgAGCAAGAGATCATAGTACCATTGTCATTCGGCCAGGCTAGCTCATGTTTGATTAGTATTTATAACCACCGTCTGTCACTGAGGTGATTTGCCATATGCATACACATAATGATATCATGGTAAACAGACATAGCCTACCTGTAATTTTATTTTTTGCGGCTGAGCCTACCTGTAATGTTACTTCAGCTAGTGGATGCCGCATCTCCACTGATACAAAAAGCATCACTTCCCGAGGTCCCGCCACGCTAGGAAGCTCGAGTGCCTGAGCTATCGATCTTGGTCTAAACTTCTATGGTGCTCTTTATTAGCCTGGAAAAACAAGTAAACTAATACTTTGATTTCGATTGTCAGTTGAAAGAATTTTTTTATACGTACAATTTAACATGCATAAACTGATAATTATCCTTCTGTTTTGGAGAGCCTGGCCGGACAGTATAATTTGCCATTAGCCTTGTCAAATTTCAACTTGAACAGGTTGAAATAGACGAGCAAATCAAGGAGCTACAGCTAGTCCAGAATGAGCTTTATGATTTTATTTTTTGCGGGACATGATTTTTGTTCTTGATAGTGTACTAATACTCATGAGTAAACTGAGGACTGAAATCAAAATCATGATGGTGTGCTACTAAGGTTTTATCGATTTTACACTCAGTTTTCTATAtactaactagtactccctccattccataatatagtgcgtataaatttttgagaagtcaaatactaagtttgaccaagtttgtagagaaaaaaaattatatatttaGAATAACAAATACATTTCATTAGATACATCAGAATATGTACTTTCATATTGTATACATTTTGGTgttgtagatataaatagttttctttATAAATGTACTCaaagtttgattttttttaaatctatatgcactacattatgaaatggagggagtagtagtagtaaaccAAAGATTATTATTCAAATATTCAAGTAATTATTTTAACATGTGTACAGGGCACCATTAGATTCCGGGGACATTTTCAGTTGAAATCCATGCAAAATACGTTCACTGTGTATCGAGAGTCGAGTTTTTTTTGTGTgtatgtgggtgggtgggtgggggggggggttattcGAGAGTAGAGTTTATTCTTCAAATATTCAAATAATTATTTTGACATGTGTGCAGTGCACCATTAGATTCTAGGGACATTTTCAGTTGAAATCCATGCAAAAAAGGGAGTAAAGAGTTTTTCTCCCAACTCCACAGCGTAGATGCGCACAACCACAGACACATGAATTTGATTTCTTATATCTCCCGCGACACAATTGTAACTAAGGGGATGTAATTAAatgattgctggaatttagtcacTGCAAATGAATCATAAGTGATGACATGATTGGTTCTGGTGCGTCAAATATATTTGAAGGTCAAGACTAGGGTTTGCCACTGTCAACACTGGTAAGTATATATGGTACATACGAGCAATTTTAACATATGGCCTTCGCCTCCTCGCAAAAATATATATTCATATCTATTTACCTACTTTTTTTACTAATAAAACAAGGTGCATTTTTCCTTTTTTTAGTCCGTTCATCTATATTACATTTTTGAGATTTTTCTATCCAATGTGGTACTCTTTTTTGTGCGTCCCTTTATTTTCGTACGTAACCAGCTTGTGCTGGGTACTGGGCTTTCCTTTCGTATGTAACCAGCCTGTACTGGGCTTTTCCTATTTTCTTAGAGAACTACTGAGCTTTACTAGAGACCGCAAAAAAAGAGTGTGCTTTTTTACAGACCACGAAAAATAAGTCACCAGTGGGGATCAAACTCAGGACCTTTCGAGTCTCTCGTCAACAACAACCAACGGAGCTACAAATTTTGATGTCGATTAGTCCCACCTCCATTTTTTTAACCAGCTCGCACCGAGTTTTCTTTGACGGGAACGACTCGCACCGGTTAATATACCCCCACCCCCCAAGGAATCAATAAATAGATGGATTTTTTTGCAGGATAAAATAGATGGATTGTCAAATTAAAGAATGGATTGTGGGCTTGAAAGAAGGATTGTGGTAAAAGATTGGATTTTTAAAGGAAAGATTGTGGGCTCAGATATGGATGCGACTGATTGAAAGGAAATATTATGTCTTAAACGCATGTGACAAGGTTGCTCGTAATGAGAGTATCACGTATGTCAAAGAGACAATTTTAGTGAGGCAAACGAAGAAAAaaagggttaagtatcatatcttgataccgtatcataataaataatGTACTAGTATGTatcttgcatggcaataaataataCCATCTAAGATaataatctatgatactatgcattacaaaGATGATATCGTACACtaacatatgcatgatactaacttatgatactactcATTAGGCTGCCCATAGTGGGTGGTCTAAaatgacaaaaaatcactatgttGTCCCCTCCCTCCTCCCACTATTGATTTCCCCTCTCATCTCTGGTTTTTCTTCCACCAGTTTTTCTCTGAAAACACCTCAACCGTCCCACATCTTATTGactttctctctatctatatctacatctatctatctatctatctatctatctatctatctatttatctATCTATATCTGTATATCCATATCCATACCTATATCTATATATTTATATATACCACTTCAAAAGGACACGAGGTTTCCGTTCCGCTCTTTCTTCGTCCATACCTATATCCAAATATCTATCTATAATATTGCCTTTGTTCTAAATTaattgtcttagatttttctagatacgaAGAACCTAAGGCAATTAATTCGGTGCCAAGATTCAAAGCAACATACATCGGTCGATCGACGTGGATGCACGGGTCAGATCTATTGGATGTAGATATGGGCTTATATTAGCATGGATATGATAACCCAGTGGCCTCCAAATACTAGATAGATAACGTTGAAATAGGCGCACACCTGAAGCCTATATATATAGGCTGCCAAAGGAAAGAGTGCATGCACTTGGTTTAGAAGACCTATTCTAGCGTCAAGATGGTTCATCAGGATCAGGGAAAGCTGGTGCAGGTGGTGGCCGTGGACGTTGGACTTGTGGCGCCGCCGAGCAGGTACGTGCTAAGCGAGGAGAACCGGCCGACCACCGTCGAACAGCAAGCCAAGCTGGTCATCCCCATCGTGGACGTGAGCCGTCTGGCCAAGCCCGATGATGTTGAGGAGGCGGCCAAGCTTCGCTCTGCGCTCCAGTCATGGGGCCTCTTTGTGGTGACCGGCCATGGCATGCCAAAGGAGTTCCTGGACGAGATCCTTGAGGCGTCGAGGAAGTTCTTCCACCTGCCGCTGGAGGAGAAGCTGAAGTGCGGCAATGTGATCGACGGCATCATGTTCCAGAATGAAGGGTACGGCATCGACCGCATCGACTCCGACGAGCAGATCCTCGACTGGTGTGACCGGCTCTGGCTCCAGCTCCAGCCGGAGGACGAGAGGCGGCTCCAGTTCTGGCCACAGAATCTAAGGTACTCGACCTACACATTGTTGCCCTCGGTGATTTAAAATCCTTTTTTATTTGCATTTATATTGGAGATCATATATAATCTGCAGGGATCTCCTACACGATCTACACATAAATTGTTGCTCTCAACGATTGGAAATCTTTCTTTTGTGTGCATTTATATCGGAGATCATATACAATTCAATTTGCAGGGATCCCCTACACGAGTACACCTTAGAGAGTGGGAGAGTGACCATGGATGTGCTGAAGGCCATGGCAAAGCTTCTGAACCAGGAGGAGAACTTCTTCATCAACATGGTGGGTGAGAGGTTCAAGTCATACTCGAGGTTCACCTACTACCCTCCCTGCCCACGACCGGACCTCGTGAACGGGCTGAAGCCGCACACCGACAACTCCGTCATCACACTCCTCCTCATGGACAAGGACGTCGGCGGCCTCCAGGTGCTCAAGGACGGCCACTGGGTTGATGTCCCCGTGCTCGGTAATGACCTGTTGGTCGTCGTAGGCGAGGGCATGGAGGTATGCATATACACACACAATTACTTAAGGACTTCTGCGATTATTTGCATTGATCATGAACGAGACTCTCATTTCTGTGCATACAGATCGTCAGCAATGCAATCTTCAAGGCGCCATGGCACCGCGTGGTGACGAGCGCCGATAAGGAGAGGCTGTCACTGGCGATGTTCTACCAGCCGGAGCCGGAGAGGATCATAGGGCCGCCGGGGGTGCTGGTTCACGAGAAGCGCCCGGCCATGTTTAAGAAGTGCCTGGTCCAGACCTTGGCCGATGGATATTGGGATGCGTTTGCAGCGGGAGATCGCACCGTCGACTTCCTCAATGTCAGGATCAATGCTGAGGCCGACGCCGAACTAGAGGCGCGTGCAGTGGTTGCAAACAACTAAATAATTTGCAGTAGGGAGTGAGTGCATGATGTTCCTCTCTCACTCGCATAAGTGTAATGTGAATAGGAGTTGATCGATGTACCTCATATATGATCACCTCcctgaaataaaataaaaagtcaATTACATCATTGGTACTTAAACTTGACCGAAATGATCATTTTAGTACTAAAACTTGCGGCTCACATCCAACTAGTGAGCGTGGTAATACAGTGCTAATCACCGCCGGCTACGAAATCAAGGATGACTAGGCGCCAAGCGAGGCTTGGGGCTGTTTTTCTTTTTGTGTGACCCTCTATATTTTTGCGAGCGTGCGTAGCCATGCCAACCATTACGGTTTGTTGTCTAATAATTATTGATGTGTCGCGTAGAAGTGAGAAAGGGAAGATTCGATTGTAGGGAGAGAAACGAACCAaagcaatctctctctctctctctcattatgGATACTGCTTCTTTATATCCTTATGGAGTGAAATAGTGAATAAGAATTTCATTCAAAGTGAAAGCCTGCCACTTAACCGAGACCGTTTCATGCCTATAAATGATAATTAATCTTTCTGTATGTAAATTATAATCATACCTTATAAATATatacataaaaataaaataaatttcagAAATGTTCGTGTAATTTCAGAAAAAATCACTTGTTAACTTTAATTACATCCATATAATTAATTTATGAAATATAATAATTGATTGCAGTCGGTCCGACCCATTTCCCATAAGTTAGTCTTTTTTTAGAAATTTTTAAAAAGGATATAAATTATAATCATAGTAATAAAATTCAAGGAGAGGAGAGGGCTCACTTCCACCGACCACATATGGCATAGCCCAT comes from Triticum aestivum cultivar Chinese Spring chromosome 5B, IWGSC CS RefSeq v2.1, whole genome shotgun sequence and encodes:
- the LOC123116479 gene encoding uncharacterized protein, whose protein sequence is MAAVAHDRRRRGCAPGATSTAAAEDDGEEQQLNPFLLDAAPSSSRVQFRNVASRARWVEEAGAAGVLDNKGKLWLTTGIARGGKLYYNVEEIGFLAERGALVLLDDKDETVGMEDIYGKIATGSYGCSWDAFQAYRHLKLLGYIVGRYDIPWTMKQIRSGDVTNSPVSMDGTSQSFGKANGACNDITKLLEGMHIDGMYPSFKVHLPNSKFKKSSPGVPSSLVCLLRDKPPSRDELETVENKFDGIPLKFCQVVNGRVSFLSFNKVTLPSLS
- the LOC123116480 gene encoding protein SRG1, which encodes MVHQDQGKLVQVVAVDVGLVAPPSRYVLSEENRPTTVEQQAKLVIPIVDVSRLAKPDDVEEAAKLRSALQSWGLFVVTGHGMPKEFLDEILEASRKFFHLPLEEKLKCGNVIDGIMFQNEGYGIDRIDSDEQILDWCDRLWLQLQPEDERRLQFWPQNLRDPLHEYTLESGRVTMDVLKAMAKLLNQEENFFINMVGERFKSYSRFTYYPPCPRPDLVNGLKPHTDNSVITLLLMDKDVGGLQVLKDGHWVDVPVLGNDLLVVVGEGMEIVSNAIFKAPWHRVVTSADKERLSLAMFYQPEPERIIGPPGVLVHEKRPAMFKKCLVQTLADGYWDAFAAGDRTVDFLNVRINAEADAELEARAVVANN